The DNA region ACGTGCTGTATGAACTGAGTGATGGGATACTAACCCTCACGCTAAACCGGCCCGAGGTGTACAACGCCTTTAACGACCCCATGAGCTATGCCCTCATCGATGCGCTGAAGGCCGCCCGAAAGGACCCCGCGGTGCGGGTACTTGTGCTAACCGGTGCAGGAGACAAGGCCTTCTGTAGCGGCCAGGACCTGAAGGCCATAGCCGGCAAGCAGCGCAGCCTGGCAGATAGTGTAGAAAAGCGCTATAACCCCATTGCCCGCCTGCTGTATACCATAGAGAAGCCCATCATTGCGCGGGTAAATGGCGTAGCCGCTGGCGCAGGTGCAGGCATTGTGCTGGCCTGCGACCTGGCCATAGCTGCCGAGCATGCCAGCTTTGTCTTCGCTTTTGCCAACATTGGCCTGGTGCCCGATACCGCCACCAGCTTTGCACTGCCCCGCCTGGTGGGCCGCCGAAAGGCATTTGAACTGGCCACCCTGGGCAGCAAGATACCGGCAGCAGAGGCCCTGCAATATGGCTTTGTAAACCGCGTGGTGCCCGCCGACCAGCTGGATGCCACCGTGGCAGAGCTTGCCCAGCTGTACCGGGATAAAGCCCCGATTGCCATAGGGCTGATTAAGCGCATGCTGCTGAAGAGCGCCCACGCAGACCTGGAGGACATGCTGCAAATGGAGGCCTACTGCCAGCAGATAGCCGGAAGCACCGAGGACTACGCCGAAGCCGTTTCGGCCTTCAATGAGAAAAGAAAACCCCTATTTGCAGGCAAATAATTTTTGAGATAGTTTCAAGTTTTTCTTTGAAATATCAATTTTGTGTGCGAAATTTGCCTCATACTAATGGTTTATCCATTAGTATTATTGTTTGTTTGTTTGTTTGTTTGTTTGTAAAGGGTGGCATTAGCCGCCCTTTACTTTTTTTAAAAGATAGCCATAACCGCTCCGGGCTGCTCGCTCGATCCTGTGGAGCTTGGTCCGTGTCTGTCGGCCCGGCCTTGTGTCCCAGGCTCCTTAGTTTATAGTTTGGCGGGTACGATAAAACGCATAGATGAGCCAGTGGGCACTATACACGGTGTAACTGGTGGTGGAGGGTACCTCGTGGCTGTGGATAAGCCGTGGATAAGCCCCGGGTTGCTGTGGGAAAGCCCGCTGCGCCACCTTGATAACCTATCAAGCTTTGGCCCACGCCAGCGCGTATCTTTGTAGCTGTGCCCGGCTGGTGGTGCAGGTTATTGGCCAGGTATTGGTGGACGGCCTGTGAGGCCATGGCTGCGCCGGTGCCGGGGGTTTCAGATAAAAAACTGATTGTGAGTAAAATAGATGGCAGAGCCCTACCGATTGAATAGCGAAGAAACCGGCCGAAAGGCCTCTTCCGCCCGCATCCTGGAGGCGGGGGGGATGCCCCATGCCCTGGAGCTGGAGCAGGCCATACTAGGGGCAATCATGCTGGAGCGGGATGCCCTGACGCGTGTAACCGACACCCTGACGTCGGAAATGTTCTACAAGCCTGCGCATACCGACATCTACAAGGCTATGATGGAGCTGAGCAATGCCAGCGAGCCCATAGACAAGCTGACGGTGATGGAGCGGCTGAAAAAAATGGATCGGCTAGCGCAGGTGGGCGGCCCCTACTACATAGCCGAGCTGACCAGCCGGGTAGCCAGCGCGGCCAACATAGAGCACCACGCCCACATTGTGGCGCAGAAGTTTATCCAGCGCGAGCTGATCCGCATATGCCGCAATGTAGCCGACGAGGCCAGCGACGAGAGCAACGACATCTTTGACCTACTGGACAATGCCGAAAAGCAACTGTATGAACTGAGTACGGACAAGCTGCGACGCGAGAGCCTGAGCATGAGCCACCTAACGCACCGCACCATAGAGGAACTGCAGGCCCTGATAAGCAAGGGGGATGGCGTAACGGGGGTAACCAGCGGATTTGCCCAGCTGGACAAGCTGACCAGTGGCTGGCAACCCTCCGACCTGATCATCCTGGCGGCACGGCCCGCAATGGGTAAAACCGCCTTTGTGCTAAGCCTGGCGCGCAATGCCGCCATGCGCGGAAACCAGCCTGTGGCCATCTTCAGCCTGGAGATGGCAGCCACCCAGCTGGTGCGACGCCTGATCTCCAGCGAGGCCGAGATAGAGCTGCAAAAGATGCGAACCGGCCAGCTGAGCGATGCGG from Bacteroidota bacterium includes:
- the dnaB gene encoding replicative DNA helicase, translating into MAEPYRLNSEETGRKASSARILEAGGMPHALELEQAILGAIMLERDALTRVTDTLTSEMFYKPAHTDIYKAMMELSNASEPIDKLTVMERLKKMDRLAQVGGPYYIAELTSRVASAANIEHHAHIVAQKFIQRELIRICRNVADEASDESNDIFDLLDNAEKQLYELSTDKLRRESLSMSHLTHRTIEELQALISKGDGVTGVTSGFAQLDKLTSGWQPSDLIILAARPAMGKTAFVLSLARNAAMRGNQPVAIFSLEMAATQLVRRLISSEAEIELQKMRTGQLSDAEWSQLNDRIARMSEAPIFIDDTPALSLFDLRTKCRRLKSQHNIQMVIIDYLQLMTAESKKGGNREQEISAISRGLKVLAKELSVPIIALSQLSRAPEQRPGNDKRPMLSDLRESGAIEQDADMVMFLYRPEYYDMLEDEEGNSTKGMCEVIIAKQRNGPTDRVKLRFVQQFARFDDWQDDRFSPNMPKFYASPEASDFSGLQKAGGGFQIFPSKMNEDDYQEGDFSAPF
- a CDS encoding enoyl-CoA hydratase-related protein, which encodes MSKTAPVFEHVLYELSDGILTLTLNRPEVYNAFNDPMSYALIDALKAARKDPAVRVLVLTGAGDKAFCSGQDLKAIAGKQRSLADSVEKRYNPIARLLYTIEKPIIARVNGVAAGAGAGIVLACDLAIAAEHASFVFAFANIGLVPDTATSFALPRLVGRRKAFELATLGSKIPAAEALQYGFVNRVVPADQLDATVAELAQLYRDKAPIAIGLIKRMLLKSAHADLEDMLQMEAYCQQIAGSTEDYAEAVSAFNEKRKPLFAGK